Proteins encoded together in one Salvelinus fontinalis isolate EN_2023a chromosome 6, ASM2944872v1, whole genome shotgun sequence window:
- the LOC129857262 gene encoding zinc finger protein 628-like, which produces MAAVNSSERRQGDPNDELGDPGGVAQKCESSDYKSTDPDNTFAVEIERIPNDSNENRESGIVTDGLASQTESSIALRANDRSEICNELVDLTSSEEKTHNTDVSFNKQRHFDWSETEDEEDGTDAKENGNDVRNGDMGMTPEVHQDKITEDISDAEDVGKEKSHSDEEMDVSKDTGEEQDCNGGKGVEEEEEEEEEEEEEEEEEEEGGGEEDQTVKRRKCSLECKDCGKRFTRRETFNLHRHFHAHQDELASLTCKECGLTFHHRSSLIKHRSEHQQKVEQPVERKKRRSPQGVHKEERSGFQCDHCEETFPSLSKLRLHTCNCAPDKAYRCPLCRKEFRMKISITSHMQNHSLSSHPFRCQECHKSFSDIFSLRDHQGSHASLKPYACPECGMVFRHRSVMEDHRRKHTEDTQGPHRCNICGKHFKYSSLLQQHQYLHTGQKPFRCPDCGKTFALAQNMKAHCRQHRRHPHACSICPLTFPDQGSLQAHVSCHETVGGLDKENTNHGVEPKRIFNCPLCPQNFPSPADLRAHMLIHEAEHERMEIGACKDWETNRYTCPHCPATYSDQSNMMAHLTTHASARVSVERQGNGLEVGRSAPLNTANVPGRWHREEMSSKPLKCPDCGKSFRHRSVLTLHMRIHSKDKPYQCRVCNKSFRFNSYLQQHMIIHTGEKPYKCPDCSKDFAFLQNMRTHQRLHTQKPFRCTKCRKGYSDENQLQRHLLSHNGEKPHKCHLCEKSFGLAYLLRDHLNTHTGERPHRCQECHKTFPWLGSLLVHQKIHARKRQGSSQPYSFPMAMRIRGKGSRGRSGGRLASGWPRPGGMGRSGMDTPQQTPPYQVPMSRSPEWQRRPAQPQPPKFSSQMDMQQPGETSARRPPPVHQQWRVEGGELRPVPLPNQSQPSQDPERQPAPVQQQPSPQTQPQQVPQSPLIQQQVQLQLQPHLHPQLRQQQVQHHLQSPLIQQQLQWQQPGGQLQPQPVPQQQWQPARHLLQLQQKLPWLPDAQPRPTPPQQPQQWHSDGLPRPPPQQQQRNSGRAEAPTTSQPGLSASQSLEPPPTGESGGTMPLGNKTPPVAGPQNPSPLAVSEQEQHRQQPKPMSWGNTPTTPPVPTLSSVQLDFPGSPIYMDGAALWGGLRTSPSVPPSQSTSNKLGQELKLPRWSSVSVPMQKAVNESPTPPRKEDTRVWDFNAPLVMSPTVSSSEKAGSGREQQKQWSPALLSTSSSAQMGHSSVMSISSPPSHGIGGSPWDFKGSPSNKSGLSQELEQQQQKHLSSSWTNVPTSTQNVPISIQYDPQRFTHGVGPTVWGFQTTPAGPQQQPMVTGTQIIINQTSPFFSPLPPLPPLSLPGSHPLHSVAVGSLPRPPHPNIFFTPQAVMSERPHMTQTLSLPQLAPRPVPHKLGRLPYAPDRLLQCMICGCSLPRELDLQMHYMQHAQGEI; this is translated from the exons ATGTTTCCTTCAACAAGCAGCGGCATTTCGATTGGTCTGAGACGGAGGACGAGGAAGACGGCACGGATGCAAAAGAGAATGGAAACGACG TTCGTAATGGTGATATGGGGATGACTCCTGAGGTGCATCAGGATAAGATTACTGAAGATATCTCAGATGCAGAGGATGTGGGAAAAGAAAAATCACATTCTGACGAGGAGATGGATGTATCAAAAGACACAGGTGAAGAACAAGATTGTAATGGAGGaaagggggtggaggaggaggaagaagaggaagaagaggaggaagaagaagaagaagaagaagaagaaggaggaggagaagaggaccaaacagTGAAACGGAGGAAATGTAGTTTGGAGTGCAAAGACTGTGGGAAGAGGTTCACCCGTCGGGAGACATTCAACCTCCATCGTCACTTCCACGCTCACCAGGATGAACTGGCCTCACTCACCTGTAAGGAGTGCGGCCTTACCTTCCATCACCGCAGCAGCCTCATCAAGCACCGCAGTGAGCACCAACAGAAGGTTGAACAGCCTGTGGAGCGGAAGAAGAGAAGGAGCCCACAGGGAGTCCACAAGGAGGAGAGGTCAGGCTTCCAGTGTGACCACTGTGAAGAGACTTTCCCATCACTGAGCAAACTGAGGCTCCACACCTGCAACTGTGCCCCGGATAAGGCGTACCGCTGCCCCCTGTGCCGCAAAGAGTTCCGCATGAAGATCTCCATCACCAGCCACATGCAGAACCACTCCCTGAGCTCCCACCCCTTCCGCTGCCAGGAGTGCCACAAGAGCTTCTCTGACATATTTTCCCTGCGTGACCACCAGGGCTCCCATGCCTCCCTCAAGCCCTACGCATGCCCAGAGTGTGGCATGGTGTTCAGGCACCGCTCTGTCATGGAGGACCACCGTCGTAAGCACACAGAGGACACACAAGGCCCCCACCGGTGCAACATCTGTGGGAAGCACTTCAAGTATTCCAGCCTCCTGCAACAGCACCAATACCTTCACACAGGCCAGAAACCATTCCGCTGCCCAGACTGTGGCAAAACGTTTGCCTTAGCCCAGAACATGAAGGCGCACTGCCGCCAGCATAGACGGCACCCTCACGCCTGCTCTATCTGCCCCCTCACTTTCCCCGACCAGGGCAGTCTGCAGGCTCACGTGTCATGCCACGAGACAGTCGGGGGACTAGACAAGGAGAACACAAACCACGGGGTGGAGCCAAAACGTATATTCAACTGTCCCCTCTGTCCTCAGAACTTTCCTTCACCAGCTGACCTGAGGGCTCACATGCTGATCCATGAAGCAGAGCATGAGAGGATGGAGATCGGGGCGTGTAAAGACTGGGAAACAAACCGTTACACCTGTCCCCACTGCCCTGCCACCTACTCTGACCAGTCTAATATGATGGCCCACCTGACAACTCACGCGTCTGCCCGGGTCAGTGTAGAGAGGCAGGGTAATGGACTTGAAGTAGGGAGATCTGCTCCACTTAACACTGCCAATGTTCCAGGGAGGTGGCATAGGGAGGAGATGAGTAGTAAGCCTTTAAAGTGTCCAGACTGTGGCAAGTCGTTCCGTCACCGCTCTGTGTTAACGCTGCACATGCGTATTCATTCCAAGGACAAGCCTTACCAGTGCAGGGTGTGCAACAAGTCCTTCAGATTCAACAGCTATCTGCAGCAGCACATGATCATTCACACCGGGGAGAAACCATACAAGTGCCCAGACTGCAGCAAGGACTTTGCTTTCCTGCAGAACATGAGAACCCATCAGAGGCTGCACACACAGAAACCGTTCCGCTGCACAAAGTGCCGTAAGGGATACAGCGACGAGAATCAGCTTCAGCGCCATTTGCTGTCACACAACGGCGAAAAGCCCCACAAGTGCCACCTCTGTGAAAAGAGCTTTGGGCTGGCCTACCTGCTGCGGGACCATCTGAACACCCACACAGGCGAAAGGCCCCATCGCTGTCAGGAGTGCCACAAGACATTCCCCTGGCTCGGCAGCCTGCTGGTGCATCAGAAAATCCACGCTCGAAAGCGCCAGGGGTCGAGTCAGCCTTACTCTTTTCCAATGGCAATGAGGATAAGAGGCAAGGGTAGCAGGGGCCGGAGCGGAGGCAGGCTGGCATCAGGCTGGCCCAGGCCGGGTGGAATGGGGCGATCAGGTATGGACACGCCCCAACAAACACCTCCATATCAAGTCCCAATGTCTAGGAGTCCTGAGTGGCAGAGGCGGCCGGCCCAGCCACAGCCTCCCAAGTTTTCATCCCAGATGGATATGCAGCAGCCAGGGGAGACGTCTGCGAGAAGGCCTCCACCAGTCCACCAACAGTGGCGGGTGGAAGGTGGAGAACTGAGGCCTGTCCCACTGCCTAACCAGTCTCAACCGTCTCAGGATCCTGAAAGACAACCAGCGCCTGTCCAACAGCAGCCATCTCCACAAACACAGCCACAGCAGGTACCACAGTCTCCACTGATACAACAACAAGTGCAATTACAGCTACAGCCACATCTACATCCGCAGCTGCGCCAACAGCAGGTTCAGCATCATCTACAGTCTCCGCTGATCCAACAGCAATTACAGTGGCAGCAACCAGGTGgacagctccagcctcagccagtaccaCAGCAGCAGTGGCAGCCTGCCAGACACTTGCTCCAACTCCAGCAAAAGCTGCCCTGGTTACCAGATGCTCAGCCCCGGCCCACCCCACCACAGCAACCCCAGCAGTGGCACTCAGATGGCCTGCCTCGGccacccccacaacaacagcaGAGGAATTCAGGCAGGGCAGAGGCACCTACAACGTCACAGCCTGGTCTTAGTGCATCTCAGAGCCTAGAACCCCCTCCTACAGGAGAAAGTGGAGGGACCATGCCCTTGGGTAACAAAACACCCCCAGTGGCCGGGCCACAGAACCCCAGCCCATTAGCTGTGAGTGAGCAGGAGCAACACAGGCAACAGCCGAAGCCCATGAGCTGGGGTAACACACCCACTACACCACCAGTCCCCACACTGAGCTCTGTTCAGCTTGACTTCCCTGGGTCCCCCATTTACATGGATGGGGCTGCTTTGTGGGGTGGGCTGAGGACCTCTCCATCAGTGCCACCATCCCAGAGCACATCAAACAAACTGGGCCAAGAGCTTAAGCTACCAAGATGGTCGAGCGTCTCAGTGCCAATGCAGAAAGCTGTTAATGAATCACCCACACCTCCTAGAAAAGAGGACACAAGAGTTTGGGACTTTAATGCACCTCTGGTAATGTCCCCAACTGTTAGTTCATCAGAGAAAGCTGGGAGTGGGCGTGAGCAGCAGAAACAGTGGTCTCCAGCTCTACTCAGTACATCCTCCTCAGCTCAGATGGGCCACAGCTCTGTCATGTCAATTTCAAGCCCTCCATCTCATGGGATTGGAGGTAGTCCATGGGATTTCAAAGGATCCCCCTCAAACAAATCAGGCCTTAGCCAGGAGTTAGAGCAGCAGCAGCAAAAACATCTATCCTCCAGCTGGACCAATGTACCCACATCCACCCAGAATGTTCCCATCTCCATTCAATATGACCCACAACGTTTCACTCACGGGGTGGGACCCACTGTGTGGGGTTTCCAAACCACTCCAGCTGGCCCGCAGCAGCAGCCAATGGTAACAGGCACTCAAATCATCATAAATCAgacctctcctttcttctctcctcttcctccgctCCCTCCTCTTAGTTTGCCTGGCTCACACCCTCTTCACTCTGTAGCAGTCGGCTCTCTACCAAGGCCTCCACACCCAAACATTTTCTTCACGCCACAGGCGGTCATGAGTGAGAGGCCACACATGACACAGACCCTGTCGCTACCTCAGCTAGCCCCACGGCCTGTTCCTCACAAACTGGGCCGTTTGCCTTATGCCCCAGACCGCCTTCTCCAGTGCATGATCTGTGGGTGCTCTCTACCCCGGGAGTTAGACTTGCAAATGCACTACATGCAGCATGCACAGGGAGAGATTTGA